In Electrophorus electricus isolate fEleEle1 chromosome 18, fEleEle1.pri, whole genome shotgun sequence, one genomic interval encodes:
- the slc7a8b gene encoding large neutral amino acids transporter small subunit 2, whose translation MGDGARQRATEGPPSQTGEKSTHSAVALKKEIGLLSACGIIVGNIIGSGIFVSPKGVLENASSVGVAFIVWIGTGVITAIGALCYAELGVTIPKSGGDYSYVNDIFGGLVGFLRLWIAVLAMYPTNQAVVALTFSNYILHPLFPACGVPESGSRLLAALCLLLLTWVNCSSVRWATRVQDTFTTGKLLALALIITMGIVQICKGHFYWLQPGHAFEPFQEYDVGRLALAFLQGSFAYAGWNFLNYVTEELIDPYRNLPRAIFISLPLVTFVYAFANMAYVTAMSPQELLASNAVAVTFGERLLGVMSWIMPVSVALSTFGGVNGSLFTSSRLFFAGAREGHLPRLLAMIHVDRCTPIPALLFACISTLLMLCTSDIYTLINYVGFINYLFYGVTVAGQIVLRIKEPDLYRPIKISLAWPVIYLLFWAFLLGFSLYKEPVVCCIGLAILTSGVPVYLFGVYWEAKPKSFIYFVDRMTHLGQKLCQVVYPAEAGKRESGIEEKCEESEKKF comes from the exons ATGGGCGACGGTGCCAGGCAGCGGGCAACCGAGGGGCCCCCCTCACAGACGGGCGAGAAATCGACGCACTCAGCAGTAGCCCTGAAAAAGGAGATTGGTCTCCTCAGCGCCTGCGGTATTATTGTGG GTAACATCATTGGCTCTGGGATATTTGTAAGTCCCAAGGGAGTTCTGGAGAATGCCAGCTCAGTGGGCGTGGCTTTCATTGTATGGATAGGCACGGGAGTCATCACCGCCATCGGAGCGCTGTGCTATGCCGAGCTTGGAGTCACCATTCCCAAGTCTGGGGGAGACTACTCCTATGTCAATGACATCTTTGGCGGCCTGGTTGG GTTCCTGAGGCTGTGGATAGCAGTACTGGCCATGTATCCCACCAACCAGGCCGTGGTGGCCCTCACCTTCTCCAACTACATCCTGCACCCTCTGTTCCCTGCCTGCGGCGTGCCTGAAAGCGGCTCGCGCCTGCTCGCAGCCCTGTGCCTCC TGTTGCTGACGTGGGTAAACTGCTCCAGCGTGCGCTGGGCGACCCGCGTGCAGGACACCTTCACCACTGGCAAGCTGCTGGCCCTGGCTCTCATCATTACCATGGGCATCGTGCAGATCTGCAAGG GCCATTTTTACTGGCTGCAGCCAGGCCATGCCTTCGAGCCTTTCCAGGAGTATGACGTGGGCCGCCTTGCTCTGGCCTTCCTGCAGGGATCGTTTGCCTACGCGGGATGGAACTTCCTCAACTATGTCACAGAGGAGCTCATTGATCCCTACAG GAATCTGCCCCGAGCAATCTTCATTTCCTTGCCGCTGGTAACGTTTGTTTACGCGTTCGCGAACATGGCGTATGTCACTGCAATGAGTCCCCAGGAGCTACTGGCCTCCAACGCCGTGGCCGTG ACGTTTGGCGAGAGACTGCTGGGAGTCATGTCATGGATCATGCCCGTGTCTGTGGCCCTGTCCACGTTTGGAGGTGTTAACGGCTCCCTCTTCACCTCGTCTCG CTTATTCTTTGCTGGAGCAAGAGAGGGCCATCTTCCTCGTCTGCTGGCAATGATCCACGTGGACCGCTGCACTCCGATACCAGCCCTGCTATTCGCT TGTATATCAACTCTTCTAATGCTGTGCACTAGTGATATATACACCCTCATCAACTACGTGGGCTTCATAAACTACCTGTTTTATGGGGTCACTGTTGCCGGGCAGATTGTGCTGCGTATCAAAGAGCCGGACCTGTATCGACCAATCAAG ATTAGCTTGGCATGGCCAGTCATCTACCTGCTGTTCTGGGCCTTCCTGCTCGGTTTCTCACTGTACAAGGAGCCGGTGGTGTGCTGTATCGGGCTGGCCATACTGACGTCGGGTGTTCCTGTGTACCTCTTCGGTGTCTACTGGGAAGCCAAACCTAAGAGCTTTATTTACTTTGTCG ATCGAATGACACACTTGGGGCAGAAATTATGCCAGGTGGTGTATCCTGCGGAAGCTGGGAAGAGAGAGTCTGGGATTGAGGAAAAGTGTGAGGAATCTGAGAAGAAATTCTGA
- the ap1g2 gene encoding AP-1 complex subunit gamma-like 2 has product MSPSVRLQEMIRVIRSARTQGEERGLIQKECAAIRAQFRQSDNGARTHNLAKLLYVHMLGYPAHFGQMECVRLIASPRYSEKRIGYLGAMMLLDEKQDASLLITNSIKNDLSHSSQHVQSLALCTLACMGSAEMCRDLAPEIERLLGASDSYIKKKAILCAVHIVRKIPELGELYTPLACSLLSEKNHGVLHSAVVLITELCERNPDTLRQFRKTVPELVHIMKGLIMSGYSPEHNVAGISDPFLQVRILRLLRILGRCNDAASDAMNDLLAQVATNTDSSKTAGSAVLYETVLTVMDIRSESGLRVLAVNILGRFLLNNDRNIRYISMTSLQKIVQTDHTAVQRHRGTIVDCLKDQDASVKRRALELSLALVSATNIRTMMKELLVFLSTCPPELRAHTASGIFIAAERYAPSQRWHIDTILHVLITAGGDVRDETVPNLIKLITTASELHCYTVLKLYRALITDISQQSLVQVACWCIGEYGDLLLKGECDDIEPMQLTEDDVLDALETVLQSHMSSPASRAFALTATMKLSTRITNNVDRIRSIVSIYGSCIDVELQQRAVEYNALFKKYDHMRAAVLERMPVIDKSSPGDTLGDLTGEVTKDSSLSKPVPGGSTLPLEPASQAFDLLDLLGQTDTVPEASHAESAAAPDPAGPSTGRDLLDLLGGLETTVVPSVTVYEKGGVSLKLQCDSQTETAVTLTFTACNSTQNDITKFTLQAAVPKSIQLQMKAPSGSVLPAGGHSAITQTVVLSNPSKTNLKMRVRLSYSNQGMVCQDTVQIDSFPSPAWT; this is encoded by the exons atgtctcCATCAGTGCGTTTACAGGAAATGATTCGGGTAATCAGAAGTGCCCGCACTCAAGGAGAGGAAAGGGGTCTCATCCAAAAAGAGTGTGCTGCCATTCGTGCGCAGTTTCGTCAGTCTGATAATGGGGCACGCACTCACAACCTGGCCAAGCTACTCTATGTGCACATGCTAGGCTACCCGGCACACTTTGGGCAG ATGGAGTGCGTGCGTCTGATAGCCAGCCCCAGATACAGTGAGAAGCGTATCGGTTACCTGGGTGCCATGATGCTTCTGGATGAGAAACAGGATGCAAGTTTGCTTATTACCAACTCCATCAAGAA TGACCTGTCTCATAGCAGCCAGCATGTTCAGTCCCTGGCCCTGTGCACTCTGGCGTGTATGGGCTCTGCCGAGATGTGTCGAGACCTTGCCCCCGAGATCGAGCGCCTCCTCGGAGCCTCTGATTCCTACATCAAGAAGAAG GCGATATTGTGTGCTGTCCACATTGTGCGGAAAATTCCTGAACTGGGAGAGCTGTACACTCCGTTAGCGTGCTCCCTACTCTCCGAGAAAAACCACG GAGTTCTTCACAGCGCTGTGGTTCTGATCACGGAGCTGTGTGAGCGGAACCCCGACACCCTCCGCCAGTTCCGCAAG ACTGTTCCAGAACTGGTGCACATAATGAAAGGTCTGATCATGTCAGGTTATTCTCCAGAGCACAATGTAGCAGGCATCAGCGACCCTTTCCTGCAG GTTCGTATTCTTAGGTTGCTGAGGATTCTGGGTCGCTGTAATGACGCAGCAAGTGATGCCATGAACGACCTTCTGGCACAG GTGGCCACTAACACCGACAGCAGTAAGACAGCAGGCAGCGCTGTGCTGTATGAAACGGTGCTCACTGTCATGGACATCCGCTCAGAGAGTGGACTCAGG GTTCTTGCTGTGAATATTTTGGGGAGGTTTCTTCTGAATAATGATAGGAACATCCG TTATATATCGATGACCTCACTCCAGAAGATTGTTCAGACGGACCACACCGCAGTGCAGAGGCACAGAGGGACCATTGTGGACTGTCTGAAGGACCAGGACGCTTCCGTCAAACG CCGGGCCCTGGAGCTGTCTCTGGCACTAGTCTCTGCAACAAACATCCGCACAATGATGAAGGAGCTCCTCGTCTTCCTCTCAACCTGTCCTCCAGAGCTCCGGGCCCATACAGCGTCTGGGATCTTCATCGCTGCTGAAAG GTATGCCCCCTCTCAACGCTGGCATATCGACACCATCCTGCATGTCCTCATCACG GCAGGGGGCGATGTGAGAGACGAGACTGTACCCAACCTGATTAAGCTCATTACCACAGCGTCCGAGCTGCACTGCTATACTGTGCTTAAGCTTTACAGAGCACTGATCACCGATATCTCACAG CAATCCCTGGTCCAGGTCGCCTGTTGGTGTATAGGGGAGTACGGTGATCTGCTGCTAAAGGGTGAATGTGACGATATTGAGCCCATGCAG TTAACAGAGGACGATGTCCTGGATGCCTTGGAAACGGTGTTACAGTCTCACATGTCGTCCCCGGCAAGCAGAGCATTTGCGCTCACTGCAACCATGAAGCTGAGCACCCGTATCACCAACAATGTTGA ccgAATCAGGAGCATAGTTAGTATCTATGGCAGTTGCATTGACGTGGAGCTCCAGCAAAGGGCAGTAGAGTACAATGCCCTCTTCAAGAAATACGACCACATGAG GGCAGCTGTGTTGGAAAGGATGCCTGTCATTGATAAGAGCTCACCTGGGGACACCCTTGGCGATCTCACCGGAGAAGTTACAAAAGATTCTAGCTTGTCCAAACCAGTCCCTGGAGGCTCAACATTGCCCCTAGAGCCTGCGAGTCAG GCGTTTGATCTGTTGGACTTGCTGGGCCAGACGGACACGGTTCCTGAAGCCAGCCATGCTGAAAGCGCAGCTGCGCCTGACCCAGCTGGTCCCAGCACAGGCAGGGACCTGCTCGACCTGCTGGGAGGACTGGAGACGACCGTCG ttcCCAGTGTCACAGTGTATGAAAAGGGAGGAGTGAGCCTGAAGCTACAGTGTGACTCACAGACAGAGACGGCTGTCACACTCACCTTCACCGCCTGCAACTCCACTCAGAATGACATCACCAAATTCACTCTACAAGCAGCAGTACCTAAG AGTATTCAGCTTCAGATGAAAGCTCCAAGTGGTTCTGTGCTTCCAGCAGGAGGCCACAGTGCCATCACACAGACTGTTGTACTCAGCAACCCCAGCAAG acaAATCTAAAGATGCGGGTTCGTTTGTCCTACTCTAATCAGGGCATGGTGTGTCAAGACACAGTGCAAATCGATTCCTTTCCAAGCCCTGCCTGGACCTGA
- the zp3f.1 gene encoding zona pellucida glycoprotein 3f, tandem duplicate 1, translating into MDTPDVTVNPGGSEAIFHIGFDACSFRRLVTEDDVVFENELTSLASSKVSSVLSPVVCVYEKPADWSPPLYDPVIFHTNGQGNLLFHLNLMNDDFSGVALSTTFSLGSFIPIAATVDQASHQPLILLLEECVASTTPTLAQDGHIHPIITNNGCLMDSKNTNSRFLPRRSLSEIRLYLQAFKFTNAEKVYIHCKLVAWDPHVMDSGKKACQYDAQKGRWVLLDDPRKSALCTCCETRCQARRQRGIGKGQYF; encoded by the exons ATGGACACACCTGA TGTAACAGTGAATCCTGGCGGTTCAGAAGCTATATTTCATATAGGCTTTGATGCCTGCAGTTTTAGGAGACTG GTGACTGAAGATGATGTtgtatttgaaaatgaactGACTTCATTGGCTTCCTCTAAAGTTTCTTCTGTCTTGTCTCctgttgtctgtgtatatgAAAA GCCTGCAGACTGGAGTCCACCCCTATATGACCCAGTGATTTTCCATACTAATGGACAAGGGAACCTGCTCTTCCATTTGAACCTTATGAATG ATGACTTTAGTGGTGTGGCACTATCCACTACCTTCTCGTTGGGCTCCTTCATCCCAATCGCTGCTACTGTTGATCAAGCTTCTCATCAGCCACTAATTCTTCTGCTGGAAGAGTGTGTGGCTTCCACCACACCAACGCTGGCACAAGATGGCCATATTCACCCTATAATTACGAATAACGG ATGTCTGATGGATAGCAAGAATACTAATTCAAGGTTCTTGCCCAGACGAAGCCTATCTGAAATCAGGCTGTATCTTCAAGCTTTCAAGTTTACTAATGCAGAGAAA GTTTATATTCACTGCAAACTTGTGGCTTGGGATCCTCATGTCATGGACAGTGGCAAGAAAGCATGTCAGTATGATGCACAGAAAGGAAG ATGGGTATTACTTGATGATCCTAGGAAGAGTGCTCTGTGTACTTGCTGTGAGACTCGCTGTCAAGCAAGGAGGCAAAGGGGAATTGGAAAGGGTCAGTATTTTTAG
- the LOC113589203 gene encoding RING finger protein 212B — MTMDWFHCNNCFLRQGKNFVVSNCGHVFCESCVKPGSCSVCRATCNHLPLSHQMKPQERMFFTDPVNLIHSRLEHITQIALFQNKQKERVMAYHKHSRMETERRLEEVRDQLSRQVLELKKENTELKKPLSQRRPSPGKCNANSAIPRMTLPVAVTSPVTPRSRAVSLSYSADTMERFRQSRSSLMTPPGSATPVSSAGSLHEHGFRTPSSVNTPLRSDHITPNIFQFQLLPGRMLHSPQPWNVQ, encoded by the exons ATGA CCATGGATTGGTTTCACTGTAACAACTGTTTCTTGAGACAAGGGAAAAACTTTGTAGTGTCGAACTGTGGCCATGTATTTTGCGAGAGTTGCGTCAAGCCAG gtagctgctctgtgtgtcGAGCCACCTGCAACCATTTGCCGCTTTCTCACCAG ATGAAACCCCAGGAGCGGATGTTCTTCACAGACCCAGTGAACCTCATTCACAGTCGTCTGGAGCACATCACACAG ATTGCGTTGTTCCAGAATAAGCAGAAAGAGAGGGTCATGGCATACCACAAACACTCACGTATGGAAACGGAAAGAAGGCTGGAGGAAGTCCGTGATCAGTTGTCCAG GCAGGTTTTAGAACTGAAGAAGGAGAACACTGAACTCAAGAAGCCACTTTCCCAGAGGAGG CCATCACCTGGGAAATGTAATGCCAATAG CGCGATTCCAAGGATGACTCTGCCAGTGGCTGTCACATCACCAG TCACTCCTCGCTCCAGGGCTGTAAG TCTTTCATACTCTGCTGATACTATGGAGAGGTTTCGACAATCCCGATCCAGCTTGATG ACTCCACCAGGTTCAGCCACCCCAGTGTCATCCGCAGGGTCGTTGCACGAACATGGATTTA GGACACCCAGCTCTGTTAACACACCCCTGAG GTCAGACCACATAACCCCAAACATTTTCCAGTTCCAGCTTCTGCCTGGGAGAATGCTTCACTCGCCCCAGCCATGGAATGTGCAGTAG